One stretch of Cryptosporidium parvum Iowa II chromosome 3, whole genome shotgun sequence DNA includes these proteins:
- a CDS encoding DRG-like OBG family GTpase fused to an RNA binding domain TGS domain, Fun11p, with the protein MSLLQKIAEIEAEMARTQKNKATNFHLGLLKAKLAKLRAQVISGGDGRGGGGGGNEGWDVSKTGEARVGLIGFPSVGKSTLLNKLTGTFSEVAAYEFTTLTCVPGVFNYKGAKIQLLDLPGIIEGAKDGKGRGRQVIGVGRTCSLILIVLDALKPLTHKRIIERELEGFGIRLNKQPPNISFTRKDRGGITITSTVQLKNIDEETIKSICSEYRINNANFVIRCDATADDIIDIIEGNRIYLPCIYILNKIDQITIEELDVLSQCPHYVPVSAHHEWNLDGLIEKIWQYLDLIRIYTKPKGQIPDYAAPVILKRDKSTIADFCRRIHKQLLPQMKYALVWGQSVRHNPQRVGKDHVLIDEDVVQIIKK; encoded by the coding sequence ATGAGTTTACTTCAGAAGATTGCCGAGATAGAGGCCGAAATGGCCAGAactcaaaaaaataaggcAACCAATTTTCATTTGGGTTTATTAAAGGCAAAATTAGCAAAACTAAGAGCACAGGTAATTAGTGGTGGCGATGGAAGAGGAGGAGGTGGCGGAGGGAATGAAGGTTGGGATGTCAGCAAGACAGGAGAAGCAAGAGTAGGACTTATTGGCTTTCCTTCTGTAGGTAAATCAACcctattaaataaattaactgGTACTTTTAGTGAAGTAGCAGCTTATGAATTTACTACTCTTACATGTGTTCCTGGTGTATTTAATTACAAAGGTGCTAAAATTCAGCTCTTAGATTTACCCGGAATTATTGAAGGAGCCAAGGATGGTAAAGGTAGAGGTCGTCAAGTTATTGGTGTAGGTAGAACATGTAGTTTAATTCTCATTGTTTTAGATGCTTTAAAACCTTTAACAcataaaagaattattgaGAGAGAATTGGAAGGTTTTGGAATTAGGTTAAATAAGCAACCACCAAATATATCATTTACTAGAAAAGACAGAGGTGGAATTACAATTACTTCTACTGTACaacttaaaaatattgacGAGGAGACTATTAAATCAATCTGTTCAGAGTATAGAATCAATAATGCTAACTTTGTTATCCGTTGTGATGCAACTGCtgatgatattattgatattattgaagGTAATCGTATATATTTACCttgtatttatattctAAATAAGATTGATCAAATTACTATTGAAGAATTGGATGTTCTTTCACAATGTCCACATTATGTTCCAGTATCTGCTCATCATGAATGGAATCTTGATGGTCTTATTGAGAAAATATGGCAGTATTTAGATCTTATTAGGATTTATACTAAGCCTAAAGGTCAGATTCCTGATTATGCTGCTCCAGTTATTTTAAAACGTGATAAGTCTACTATAGCAGATTTTTGTAGGAGAATACATAAACAATTACTCCCTCAGATGAAATATGCTCTAGTTTGGGGTCAGTCTGTTAGACATAATCCCCAAAGAGTAGGAAAAGACCATGTTTTAATTGATGAAGACGTtgttcaaattattaaaaagtaG
- a CDS encoding hypothetical protein (small conserved protein, similar to bacterial BolA) has product FKLSQMSIQETINERISKSLNPTLLDVVDVSNCNCGYMFKVIVVSDCFVGKRILERQRLVNEAIGEVYNEIHSVTMKCYTSEEYSKSQNSA; this is encoded by the coding sequence ttcaaattatcGCAAATGAGTATCCAAGAAACTATCAATGAAAGAATTTCCAAATCTTTGAATCCTACACTTCTTGACGTTGTAGATGTCAGCAATTGTAATTGTGGGTATATGTTTAAAGTTATTGTTGTATCAGACTGTTTTGTCGGTAAAAGAATCTTGGAAAGACAAAGATTGGTTAACGAAGCCATTGGAGAGGTTTATAATGAAATCCATTCTGTCACTATGAAGTGTTATACTTCTGAGGAATACTCTAAATCTCAGAATTCAGCATGA
- a CDS encoding aspartyl aminopeptidase, which produces VSKMTKEFSDKFLEFLNNTGSPYHSVDETIKILKGSGFVKLDDNEEIKKGGKYYITLNYSTILAFKVGEEFDLEDERSMVVITGSHTDSPCLRVRPSSITCNEGYTQLSVSTYGGGLWHTWFDRGLGIAGKVVDNACNEYLIKIKRPICAIPNLAIHLTTSEERSSFVYDKEKHLQPIISKTDTNDKYGEQLLSLPRSLLDEICREINVQPQNISSFDLCLMDSVDSRYVGINDEFIDSPRLDNLGGVFSCFTALIDASESNSSDLLISVAFDHEEVGSVSFSGAHSDFLKQSLKLILAGLENSNLNKSTPKGVVNANRNSDLEFCKIMKRSIFLSVDMAHSIHPNYPERHQSKHKPSPNNGIVIKTNFNQAYTTDCTTRTFLKTIANNFNIKTQDFLVKNSSPCGSTIGPIVASNLGIRTADIGACMLAMHSCREFMYYSDIYDLQNFIKVFYMTWSKVKLESKLLE; this is translated from the coding sequence GTTTCAAAGATGACAAAAGAGTTTTCTGATAAATTTCTCGAGTTTCTAAATAATACAGGTTCGCCATATCACTCAGTGGATGAAACAATTAAGATACTTAAAGGGAGTGGGTTTGTAAAGTTGgatgataatgaagaaataaaaaaaggaGGTAAATACTATATAACTTTAAACTATAGTACTATTTTAGCATTTAAAGTAGGGgaagaatttgatttagAAGATGAAAGGAGTATGGTGGTTATAACAGGTTCACACACAGATAGTCCTTGTTTGAGAGTTAGACCGAGTTCTATAACTTGTAATGAAGGTTACACTCAATTGAGTGTTTCTACATATGGTGGAGGACTTTGGCATACATGGTTTGATAGAGGTCTAGGAATTGCGGGAAAAGTGGTAGATAATGCATGcaatgaatatttaatcaaaattaagAGACCAATATGTGCAATTCCAAATTTAGCAATACATTTAACAACTTCAGAGGAAAGATCTTCATTTGTATATGATAAGGAAAAGCATTTACAAccaataatatcaaaaacGGATACAAATGATAAATATGGAGAACAACTTTTATCTCTTCCACGTAGTTTGCTTGATGAGATTTGCAGAGAAATTAATGTTCAACCTCAGAAcatttcttcatttgatCTATGTTTGATGGATTCAGTTGATTCTAGATATGTTGgtattaatgatgaatttattgattcTCCAAGACTTGACAATCTTGGAGGTGTTTTTTCATGTTTTACAGCTTTAATTGATGCATCAGAATCAAATAGTAgtgatttattaatttctgtTGCATTTGACCATGAGGAAGTAGGAAGTGTCTCATTTTCAGGAGCTCACTCAGACTTTCTTAAACAAAGTCTAAAGTTAATTTTGGCTGGTTTGGAAAATtctaatttgaataaatcaACACCTAAAGGAGTGGTAAATGCTAATCGAAATTCTGACTTGGAATTCTGTAAGATAATGAAGAGATCTATCTTTTTGAGTGTTGATATGGCTCATTCAATACACCCAAATTATCCCGAAAGGCATCAATCAAAGCATAAACCTTCTCCAAATAATGGTATTGTAATTAAGACAAACTTTAATCAAGCTTATACAACAGACTGCACAACAAGAACATTCTTAAAGACTATtgcaaataatttcaatataaaGACTCAAGATTTCCTAGTAAAAAATTCTTCTCCATGTGGTTCTACTATAGGCCCAATAGTTGCCTCCAATTTGGGAATTCGTACTGCCGATATTGGTGCATGCATGCTTGCAATGCATTCATGCAGAGAGTTCATGTACTACTCTGATATTTACGACTTGCAAAACTTTATTAAGGTATTTTACATGACTTGGTCAAAAGTAAAACTTGAATCAAAACTACTAGAATAA
- a CDS encoding centrin like EF hand protein has protein sequence MEIQFSFLNEFLLGKKLVPRNWGILLKDIEKDLNELVKSNIGSNDQLSEEVKIYLNNIKDDEKNYKFLNKLIEFLISSKEGEMKTIFGNYKSKLINELLNIKKRYQDKNLYLSEAAKEANYILKFGLSHLEKEQREIVSKIKNTRKKVQELNTTKDKNIELINSELSSFGLENIITYSKVGLNTDYFPRDKISDGLQNFYDKKLKHFSSELFEEINELLKDDVLFNLYLELIKEANVDLVDSDKYIMEHLINFPTLKMLIGNLEKIGSESELSDNEKENKYSIELIDDSTIENSVSDENFKNFVILEESPLLIRLFEDRQLFGKLLMELYEIESFIKRSLVESFGMEWKAKINMNTDTKYKTIIEFYNLVKKIIGKLTESENYEIITFKRNKYVVIEKKVEVFFSIFNNIINQQNLINNLENRIKQYHQDLSESQQRYTESTQKLKENVILLQNELKNLLKKEYIIKGINK, from the coding sequence ATGGAGATccaattttctttcttgaATGAATTTTTACTTGGTAAAAAACTGGTTCCAAGGAATTGGggaattcttttaaaagaTATCGAAAAGGATCTGAATGAATTGGTAAAAAGTAACATTGGCAGTAATGATCAGTTATCAGAAGAAgtgaaaatttatttaaataatattaaggatgatgaaaagaattacaaatttctaaataaaCTTATAGAGTTTTTGATTTCCTCAAAAGAGGGTGAGATGAAGACAATTTTTGGGAATTATAAATCTAAGctaattaatgaattattaaatataaaaaaacGGTATCAAGATaagaatttatatttatcagAAGCAGCAAAAGAAGccaattatattttaaagtttGGTTTAAGTCATTTAGAGAAGGAACAGAGGGAAATAGTCTcgaaaattaaaaatactaGGAAGAAAGTGcaagaattaaatactacaaaagataaaaatatagaattaattaatagtGAATTATCAAGCTTTGGATTagagaatattattacttataGTAAAGTTGGACTAAATACAGATTATTTTCCAAGAGACAAAATTTCAGATGGATTACAGAATTTTTATGATAAAAAGCTTAAACATTTCTCGTCAGAActatttgaagaaattaatgaattattaaaggatgatgttttatttaatttatatcttgaattaattaaggAAGCTAACGTAGATCTTGTTGATAGcgataaatatataatggaacatttaataaatttccCAACTTTGAAAATGTTGATTGGAAATCTAGAAAAAATTGGAAGTGAATCTGAATTAAGCgataatgaaaaagaaaacaagtattctattgaattaattgatgaTTCAACTATAGAAAATTCAGTTTCTGatgaaaattttaaaaattttgtaattttagAAGAATCACCGCTTCTTATTCGATTATTTGAGGATCGTCAACTCTTTGGAAAATTACTCATGGAACTTTATGAAATTGAGTCATTTATTAAGAGGAGTTTAGTTGAAAGCTTTGGTATGGAATGGAAggcaaaaataaatatgaatacTGACAcaaaatataaaacaataatagaattttataatttggtcaaaaaaattataggAAAATTAACTGAATCTGAAAATTATGAAATAATCAcattcaaaagaaataaatacgTTGTTATTGAGAAGAAAGTTgaagtatttttttccatttttaataatataatcaatcagcaaaatttaattaataatttggagAATAGGATTAAGCAATATCATCAAGATTTGAGTGAATCTCAGCAGAGGTATACCGAATCAACACAAAAACTGAAGGAGAATGTTATCCTATTgcaaaatgaattaaaaaatttattaaaaaaagaatatataattaaaggtataaataaataa
- a CDS encoding dolichyl-phosphate-mannose-glycolipid alpha-mannosyltransferase involved in GPI anchor biosynthesis: protein KFLKVKKNLFLIMVYIIIIVFRILNSLFIRTTYNPDEYWQSLEVAHKIVNKFGYLTWEWEPCVSLRSIIHPLIFTICYIIINFFKKIVKFFCKNNYQCLYHTNYYFIIPRLYQSIFAILTDIGTSKVAYSIFHKNYYARMETKIEDSDNKSKSNLKDSIFFKISFYQKICNKYKLDFVALFISLFSWYNFYTLCRTYAQTVENCINIWSIYFIIKSEELINGSYSDNQSLIIGIFLSSLSVLVRHSSVQFWLILYLTLIIFQIKDIINKGSKYSIFTIMKLLKICIVVVFITIPVMFYLDYLFYKKFTIPMINFVKFNLMGDPGQIYGSNSRLYYFTEMPIVTLLSYLPFMILGIIESFNLKNQIFKISQISTLITMILLSTTSHKEHRFIIPYFPILLITTSLGIYKLILEIHKLFKMDNNNCMGLLFSSISIFRIYLNNKYLLVTLLAQIIPAFFFTTIFQRGGESAIRYLSNLNLQKNGSIFFVSQCHMYPAYSFLNQDVKFGFFDCSPNINQSIKHKNMNEILWTHPNTTQLLEEIFVINPLLNTSYPSPYISSNITKLNTSNFDNCLNYRFNRKLSGELPKFFVINSYFNENLQEWLHKHNYKLIRRVFDSFFLETPIGLVFWSYLYIYEKI, encoded by the coding sequence aaatttctcaaagttaaaaaaaatttattcttaattatggtctatataattattattgtttttagAATcctaaattcattatttatccGCACAACTTATAATCCAGATGAGTATTGGCAATCTTTAGAGGTTGCACACAAAATTGTGAATAAGTTTGGGTACCTTACATGGGAATGGGAACCATGTGTATCTTTAAGAAGTATTATTCATCCACTAATTTTTACTATATGTTATATTATcataaatttctttaaaaagaTTGTAAAATTTTTCTGTAAGAATAATTACCAATGTTTATATCatacaaattattatttcattattccAAGGCTTTATCAGTCTATATTTGCTATATTAACAGATATTGGTACAAGTAAAGTTGcttattcaatatttcacaaaaattattatgcTCGAATGGAAACTAAAATTGAAGATAGTGATAATAAATCCAAAAGTAATTTGAAAGATTCtatcttcttcaaaatttcattttacCAGAAAAtatgtaataaatataaattagaTTTTGTGgcattatttatttcattatttagtTGGTATAATTTCTATACTTTATGTAGAACTTATGCCCAAACTGTTGaaaattgtattaatatctggagtatatattttatcattaaatcAGAAGAATTGATTAATGGTAGTTACTCAGATAATCAATCTCTTataattggaatatttctttcttcattaaGTGTTTTAGTTAGGCATTCATCTGTTCAATTTTGGCTAATATTATACTTAactttgattatttttcaaattaaagatattattaataaaggtagtaaatattcaatttttacAATCATGAAATTGTTAAAAATTTGCATAGTTGTTGTTTTCATCACAATACCAGTAATGTTttatttggattatttGTTCTACAAAAAATTTACAATTCCAATGATTAACtttgttaaatttaatttgatgGGAGATCCAGGACAAATATATGGTTCAAATTCCAGACTTTATTACTTTACTGAAATGCCAATTGTTACTTTACTTTCTTATCTACCATTTATGATTCTTGGAATCATCgaatcatttaatttaaaaaatcaaatatttaaaatatcacAAATTTCTACTTTAATTACTATGATCTTGCTTTCTACTACATCACATAAAGAACATCGTTTTATTATCCCTTATTTTCCCATATTGTTAATTACCACGAGCCTTGGAATATATAAACTCATTTTAGAAATACATAAGCTCTTCAAAAtggataataataactgTATGGGGTTATTATTTAGTAGTATTAGCATTTTTCGAATATATCTCAATAATAAGTACCTTCTAGTAACATTACTAGCTCAAATTATTCCAGCTTTTTTCTTTACAACAATATTTCAAAGAGGTGGTGAATCTGCGATTAGATATTTGTCCAATTTGAATTTGCAGAAGAATGGATCCATTTTCTTTGTTTCTCAATGCCATATGTATCCAGCCTACTCTTTCTTAAACCAAGACGTGAAATTTGGATTCTTTGATTGTTCTcctaatattaatcaatcaATCAAACATAAGAATATGAATGAAATACTTTGGACACATCCAAATACTACACAGTTATTGGAGGAgatttttgttattaatcCCTTGTTGAATACATCTTACCCCAGTCCATatatttcatcaaatattactaaGTTAAATACTTCAAATTTTGACAATTGTTTGAATTACAGATTTAATAGAAAACTTTCTGGGGAATTACCAAAATTCtttgtaattaattcatACTTTAATGAAAATCTGCAAGAATGGCTCCATAAACATAATTATAAACTTATTCGCAGAGtttttgattcattttttcttgaaacACCCATTGGCTTAGTTTTTTGGTCTTACTTGTACATTTATgagaaaatttaa
- a CDS encoding protein kinase CK2 regulatory subunit CK2B1, with protein MDNTSEPGDSMEYSFSGNELDYEEEASWIEWFCSLKRSEFFIEVDDEYIMDDFNLTGLNEHVIYYDDALDMILDRIDDDFSEDEISAIESSAQLLYGLIHARYILTSKGMHLLFEKYQTQKYGLCPNVSCNNFPLLPIGLSDLPNVNSCKVYCATCNEVYNPKSTRLASIDGAFFGTSFAPLFALQYGLVTSKNKSPQYYVPRIYGFAVYRNKRDLLAEEAEAELEAETESNEFKKDFKGESRLLIQKKNSR; from the coding sequence ATGGATAACACTTCGGAACCAGGTGATAGTATGGAGTATTCATTTTCTGGAAATGAGCTGGATTATGAAGAAGAGGCTAGCTGGATAGAATGGTTTTGCTCACTTAAGAGAAGtgaattttttattgaagtagatgatgaatatattatgGATGACTTTAACTTGACTGGTTTAAATGAACATGTAATATACTACGATGATGCTCTTGACATGATTTTAGATCGTATTGATGATGACTTTAGTGAGGATGAAATAAGTGCAATTGAATCATCTGCCCAGCTACTTTATGGATTAATACACGCAAGATATATATTAACATCTAAAGGAATGCATTtgttatttgaaaaataccAGACACAAAAATATGGTCTTTGTCCAAATGTTTCATGTAATAATTTCCCTTTATTACCTATTGGACTTAGTGATCTACCAAATGTGAATAGTTGTAAAGTATACTGTGCAACATGTAATGAAGTATATAATCCAAAATCAACAAGACTAGCCTCCATAGATGGAGCATTCTTTGGTACAAGTTTTGCTCCACTATTTGCTTTGCAATATGGATTAGTTAcctcaaaaaataaatcccCCCAATATTATGTACCTAGAATATATGGATTTGCCGTTTATAGAAATAAGAGAGATTTGCTTGCAGAAGAAGCTGAAGCTGAACTAGAAGCAGAAACTGAATCTAAcgaatttaaaaaagatttcAAAGGTGAATCAAGATTATTgattcagaaaaaaaattcaagataa